A section of the Spirosoma pollinicola genome encodes:
- a CDS encoding YopX family protein produces the protein MNQRPIKFMAWHTPTKRLFRVYGFDTYRIFEADSDGFSTVADPVKRSDCHLLQFTGITDKNGKEIYEGHIIESTFEDLGVVKGQSFEYNAIGFINGAFGLVSKYHANELETFYNLEILSTLPDAVIVGNIFENYTLIAPEHQDEEEFDR, from the coding sequence ATGAATCAGCGACCTATCAAATTTATGGCCTGGCATACCCCGACCAAACGACTCTTCCGGGTCTACGGCTTTGACACCTACAGAATCTTTGAAGCCGACTCAGATGGCTTTTCTACGGTAGCAGATCCTGTAAAACGAAGTGATTGCCACCTGCTCCAGTTCACCGGCATCACCGATAAGAATGGAAAAGAGATCTACGAAGGCCACATCATTGAATCCACGTTTGAGGACTTAGGCGTTGTTAAAGGCCAGAGTTTCGAGTACAACGCTATTGGCTTTATAAACGGGGCTTTTGGTCTAGTCAGTAAATACCACGCAAATGAGCTTGAAACGTTCTATAATCTGGAAATTTTATCGACCCTACCCGATGCGGTTATAGTGGGCAACATCTTTGAGAACTATACCCTGATCGCTCCCGAGCATCAGGATGAGGAGGAGTTTGATCGTTGA
- a CDS encoding HU family DNA-binding protein has protein sequence MTKDQLAQKIVRAIDKDETLMDVDKTTVKAVLNAFAEVVTATVAGGDAVTLRGFGSFVPARKAAKKARNIAKGETLLIPAHTAPRFNPSDEFYQRVRQSTSLPNSSPA, from the coding sequence ATGACCAAAGATCAGCTTGCCCAGAAAATAGTACGGGCCATCGATAAAGATGAGACCCTTATGGATGTCGATAAGACCACGGTCAAAGCAGTCCTTAATGCCTTTGCCGAGGTGGTGACGGCTACCGTGGCCGGCGGGGATGCCGTTACCCTTCGGGGCTTTGGCAGCTTCGTGCCGGCCCGAAAAGCGGCCAAGAAAGCCCGCAACATCGCTAAAGGTGAAACGCTGCTGATTCCGGCCCATACGGCCCCCCGCTTCAATCCATCCGATGAGTTCTACCAGCGGGTTCGTCAGTCGACGAGCCTGCCAAACTCGTCTCCGGCATGA
- a CDS encoding helix-turn-helix domain-containing protein, translated as MSYIALDSELAISLQATLEAARLQLEKAQKAATGNQPLTLKQAAAYLHVSYPTLKEYIRNGAITPSEYGSRVWITQKELDSFIAAHRRKS; from the coding sequence ATGAGCTACATCGCCCTGGATTCAGAATTGGCCATCAGCCTGCAAGCCACGCTGGAAGCGGCCCGGCTGCAACTTGAAAAAGCGCAAAAGGCGGCTACGGGTAACCAGCCGCTGACCCTTAAACAGGCCGCTGCGTATTTGCACGTGTCGTATCCAACCCTGAAGGAGTATATCAGGAACGGAGCCATCACTCCCTCTGAATACGGCAGCCGGGTGTGGATCACGCAAAAAGAACTTGACAGCTTCATTGCCGCCCATCGGCGCAAAAGCTAA
- a CDS encoding phage antirepressor KilAC domain-containing protein, with translation MQIQFDNITLNVRPHQVHEWALTTAEVADGFGVDGSTIRQHKSRNSEELIEGKHFVSVTNSHAVGNQADTYWTKKGVVRLGFLIKSERAKRFRDWAEDLVIKSLEPSPSYQIEDPIQRAQRWIAEQREKQALAFENAELKPKADYAEAVLLSATELTTTKVAQDLGMTAQKLNKLLRDKRVQYKQSGIWNLHRAYNGKGYAKLRTFHHPGRDGTNRTEHLLVWTETGRQFIHSLLNPTLSPALPAVNQPSYAL, from the coding sequence AACATTACGCTCAATGTCCGTCCGCACCAGGTGCATGAATGGGCGTTAACAACGGCTGAGGTTGCTGATGGATTTGGCGTTGATGGTAGTACTATTCGTCAACATAAATCCAGAAACTCGGAGGAATTGATTGAAGGAAAGCATTTCGTCAGCGTGACAAATAGTCACGCCGTAGGAAATCAGGCAGATACGTACTGGACGAAGAAAGGGGTTGTTCGACTGGGTTTTCTGATCAAGTCGGAGCGGGCTAAACGGTTTCGGGACTGGGCGGAGGATTTAGTCATTAAGTCACTGGAACCCTCACCTTCTTACCAGATTGAGGATCCCATTCAACGGGCCCAGCGGTGGATTGCCGAACAGAGGGAGAAACAGGCGCTTGCCTTTGAGAATGCCGAGCTAAAGCCCAAGGCGGACTACGCCGAAGCGGTGCTGCTGAGTGCGACGGAGCTAACCACGACCAAAGTCGCCCAGGATCTGGGAATGACGGCCCAGAAGCTCAACAAACTGCTACGTGATAAGCGAGTCCAGTATAAACAGTCGGGTATCTGGAATCTGCACCGGGCCTACAATGGCAAAGGCTATGCCAAACTGCGCACGTTTCACCATCCGGGGCGGGACGGTACCAATCGAACGGAGCATTTATTGGTCTGGACTGAAACCGGCCGTCAGTTCATTCATTCGCTTCTCAATCCAACCCTCAGCCCAGCGCTACCTGCCGTTAATCAGCCCTCCTATGCGCTATGA